A genomic stretch from Hermetia illucens chromosome 7, iHerIll2.2.curated.20191125, whole genome shotgun sequence includes:
- the LOC119660943 gene encoding uncharacterized protein LOC119660943: MFQYMLPSGRHVYSTFLLHEELDLALMASGPEEVWISAGSLIQLIRFLWAIVLIFFIIVGVSLWVSIERCGGFENWWHYVRGINLPDDPVGPVHMADGSPEFFKWLAERRQRDLQENPDFYR; this comes from the exons ATGTTTCAATACATGCTCCCTAGCGGGAGACATGTGTATTCCACTTTTCTTCTCCACGAGGAACTAGACCTAGCCTTGATGGCTTCTGGTCCTGAGGAAGTTTGGATTTCTGCCGGTTCGCTGATACAACTAATACGATTTCTTTGGGCTATCGTTCTAATCTTTTTCATTATTGTGGGCGTTTCATTGTGG GTTTCAATTGAACGGTGCGGTGGTTTCGAAAACTGGTGGCACTACGTACGCGGTATAAATTTGCCGGACGACCCAGTTGGACCTGTACATATGGCAGATGGATctccagaatttttcaaatgGTTAGCTGAAAGACGTCAACGAGATTTACAGGAAAATCCGGACTTCTATAGATAG